From the Candidatus Pelagibacter sp. IMCC9063 genome, the window ATTTTCTTGATGTAGATGTTCGTGATGGGAATGTACGAAAACTGGTAATAAATTATTTGAACCTGTTTTTAAGGTATAAACAAAATTTGTACCCCTAAATTTTTTATCCACAACCTCAAGTTTTAAATCACTTTCGTCATCATGGATTAGGTCTTCTGGCTGTATTAGAAGCTCAACCTGCTCGTTAAGAGGATAATCTTTTGAAAACTCTCCCTGAATCTCTCCAAGCTCTTCATTGAAAAGCTTATTTTTTCCTATAACTTTTGCAGAAATTAAAACACCCCTATTAAAAAAATCAACTACTTCTTTGGAATTTGGCTTATGATGTATGTTATATGGTTTATCAAACTGGACCATTTTTTTATCAAGTAAGATTCCACAATAATCAGCAAGATAAAAAGCTTCATACTTATCGTGTGTAACTATTATAGAAGTCATCCCTGCTTCTTTTAGAATTTCCTTTAAATTGATTTGCACTTTTTCTGTTAAATTTTGGTCCAAATTTGCAAAAGGTTCATCCAGAAGTAAAAGATCTGGATTGTGAATAATTGATCTTACAACACACACTCTTTGGGCTTGGCCGGCACTAATCTCATGTGGATATTTTTTCTTTAAATTGCTTATAAAAAATAAATCCAATAATTCTTCCATACTAAATTTCAATGGTCCGTTCTTATTTTTTGAGCAAAACAAGGATCTTTGAATTCCAAATTTTATATTCTCCTCTACTGTGAAGTGAGGAAAAAGTGCATTTTCTTGAAAACTTAAAGAAACATTTCTTTCTTCGGGCTCAACAAAAATATTGTTATTATTTAAAATCTTCTCTTTTAAAATGATGGAGCCGCTTGGTATTTTAATCAATCCAGCAATAGCTCTAAGAACAGTTGTTTTTCCAATGCCAGAAGGACCCAATAAACAAATACAGTCGCCCTTTTTAGGAATTGAGAGGGAAATATTCTCCAAAACCAGACTGTCGCCAGCAAAAAAATCTACATTATTAATATCTAAATAATTTTTCATTACAGTGCTTTAAGTATTGAGAGTGATTATCAATGTCAATCAATAACACAAATTAAATTTAGAAACCCTTTAAAATGTGTTTTTTTGAAATCAAGATAAAAAAACTGGCAAAAAGTATTAAGAACAAGCTAGGTAAAGCTGTGTATTCCAACATGTCTTGAGAGGCAAAATTATAGGCTTGGGTAGCAAATGTTTCAAAATTATAGGGTCTTAAAATTAAGGTAATTGGCAATTCTTTAATAAGATCAATTGATAGCAACATACAAATTAAAATTAAGTTATTTTTTAGGAAAGGAATATGCACTTTTGCAAAAGTTCCAATTTTTGAATACCCCATTAAATAACTAGCATCGTCTAAAGAGTGATTTAATTTTTCATAACCACTTCTTATTCCATTAACTGCCAGTGAAAAAAATCTTATAAAGTAAGCAACAATCAAGCCGAAAATAGTTCCTATAATAAGTGTTTTAAAACCAAGAATAAAAAAATATTCTGATAAAAACTGATCTGCATAAGAAGAGAATGTTAAAATTGTAACTGAAAGAATAATACCGGGTATTGCATATCCTGATATTGAGAAGTTGGTTAGGGCTTTTAGATATTTGTTATCAGTTACGCGAATTCCATAATTTACAATAAAAGAAAGAAATATTAAAACCGAACAGGTAATTATAATAACGGTTATTGAATTATATGAGAGGCTAAAAAACATTCCTAGGTCAAAAGAATTGGGAAATTTAATTAACCAATAAATCATTTGCAAAAGAGGAAATATAAAAGAAAGAAAGAAAATTAGGAAACAAAAAATAAAAACAAAAAATGCTTTTTTTCCAACGAGTTTAGTTTTTTCAATCTTAGAAAAGCCTTTTGAGGGAATATTAAATCTAGATTTGCTTCTTGAAAGTCTTTCCAGAGAAAAAAATATTAGAATAAAAATAAGCAAATAAAAAGAAAGTATATTAGCTGTATTTAAATCTTCAAATGTAATCCAACTATCATAAATAGCAGTAGTAAGAGTTTCAACATTAAAAAACTCCACTGTTCCAAAATCAGAGATACATTCCATAGCAACAAGAGATAATCCAGCGACTATTCCTGGCTTGGCTGAAGGTAAAATAATTTTTTTAAAAATATTGTATGAGCTAAAGCCCATATTTCTTCCAGCATCAATCATATTTTGAGACTGGTATCCAAAAAGAGCTCTTGTTAATAAATATACATAGACAAATAGAGAAAAAGAAATTGAGAAAATGCTTCCTAACAGACTATCAATTCTTGGAATATAAATATTGTAATTTGCCTCTCCAAAAAAAAAAGTGAGCAAGGAAAAAAGAGTTCCATAATTCTCAAAAAAAGCTGTTAAGGAATATGCATAAATATACCCGGGCACTGCAAAAGATAAAATTACTGCCCAAGTAAAAAATTGTGAACCTGGAAAAGTGTAAAAGGAAACGAAATAGGCAATACCAACTCCAAAAACAAATGTTAAAAACAAAACGCCAACTAATAAAATAATGGTATTAAAAATATACTTGAATAAAAAAGTTTCACTCAAAAGAGCCAAATAACTAGACGTTTCACCAAAAAAACTTGAAAATATTACAAAAATTGGGATAGCTACTAATAACGAAATACAGATTGAACTAATTAACCATAAATTTATATTTTTCAAAGCTGAGAATATTTTTTGCATTTTTTTGTACTTTATCTTCTTTTTCCAAATAGTTTAGAATAAAATTAA encodes:
- a CDS encoding ABC transporter permease is translated as MQKIFSALKNINLWLISSICISLLVAIPIFVIFSSFFGETSSYLALLSETFLFKYIFNTIILLVGVLFLTFVFGVGIAYFVSFYTFPGSQFFTWAVILSFAVPGYIYAYSLTAFFENYGTLFSLLTFFFGEANYNIYIPRIDSLLGSIFSISFSLFVYVYLLTRALFGYQSQNMIDAGRNMGFSSYNIFKKIILPSAKPGIVAGLSLVAMECISDFGTVEFFNVETLTTAIYDSWITFEDLNTANILSFYLLIFILIFFSLERLSRSKSRFNIPSKGFSKIEKTKLVGKKAFFVFIFCFLIFFLSFIFPLLQMIYWLIKFPNSFDLGMFFSLSYNSITVIIITCSVLIFLSFIVNYGIRVTDNKYLKALTNFSISGYAIPGIILSVTILTFSSYADQFLSEYFFILGFKTLIIGTIFGLIVAYFIRFFSLAVNGIRSGYEKLNHSLDDASYLMGYSKIGTFAKVHIPFLKNNLILICMLLSIDLIKELPITLILRPYNFETFATQAYNFASQDMLEYTALPSLFLILFASFFILISKKHILKGF
- a CDS encoding ABC transporter ATP-binding protein, which translates into the protein MKNYLDINNVDFFAGDSLVLENISLSIPKKGDCICLLGPSGIGKTTVLRAIAGLIKIPSGSIILKEKILNNNNIFVEPEERNVSLSFQENALFPHFTVEENIKFGIQRSLFCSKNKNGPLKFSMEELLDLFFISNLKKKYPHEISAGQAQRVCVVRSIIHNPDLLLLDEPFANLDQNLTEKVQINLKEILKEAGMTSIIVTHDKYEAFYLADYCGILLDKKMVQFDKPYNIHHKPNSKEVVDFFNRGVLISAKVIGKNKLFNEELGEIQGEFSKDYPLNEQVELLIQPEDLIHDDESDLKLEVVDKKFRGTNFVYTLKTGSNNLLPVFVHSHHEHLHQENEKFGIKKPIFIDHLVCF